The following proteins come from a genomic window of Candidatus Woesearchaeota archaeon:
- a CDS encoding glycosyltransferase — protein MKGKNIFGVVNEILQSLYSVFHKDFVSVIIPAYNEEKTIRKVIETVKKSKVNEIIIVDDGSKDKTYEKAKLSGVKVIKHKRNVGKGMAMRTGVENAKGNIIVFVDADIESLTPQKVNMLIDPILKNEADFVKSYFSQYKSKTGTSIFLYKPLLKHLFSATGFTHPVSGQIAARKRFFGRIEFRNDYGIDISILVDAVKRNLRIKEVCLGELKHRKRTVHDVEKIADTVIATILEKAGVIREKGG, from the coding sequence GTGAAAGGAAAAAACATTTTTGGGGTGGTCAATGAAATCCTGCAAAGCTTGTACAGCGTATTCCATAAAGATTTTGTTAGTGTAATTATCCCTGCTTACAATGAAGAAAAGACCATTCGTAAAGTCATCGAAACAGTCAAAAAATCCAAAGTCAATGAAATAATCATAGTTGATGATGGAAGCAAGGACAAAACCTATGAAAAAGCAAAGCTTAGCGGAGTTAAGGTAATCAAGCATAAAAGGAATGTGGGTAAAGGCATGGCAATGCGTACCGGAGTTGAAAATGCAAAAGGAAACATAATTGTTTTTGTTGATGCTGATATTGAATCATTGACTCCTCAAAAAGTAAATATGCTGATAGATCCTATCCTGAAAAATGAAGCAGATTTCGTAAAATCATATTTTTCCCAGTATAAGTCAAAGACCGGCACAAGCATTTTCCTTTACAAGCCCCTGCTCAAGCATCTTTTCTCGGCAACCGGCTTTACACATCCTGTAAGCGGCCAGATAGCTGCCAGAAAAAGATTTTTCGGGCGCATAGAATTCAGAAACGATTACGGCATCGATATAAGCATACTGGTGGATGCAGTAAAGCGAAACTTAAGGATAAAAGAAGTTTGCCTTGGAGAATTAAAGCACAGAAAAAGAACTGTGCATGATGTGGAGAAAATAGCAGATACAGTAATAGCTACGATCCTTGAAAAAGCAGGCGTTATAAGGGAGAAAGGCGGCTGA
- a CDS encoding PHP domain-containing protein, which produces MKNADLHTHSIYSDGIFTPKELAKKAKEKGIKYLALTDHNSVEGVREAVMYGKELGIEIIPGVEVLSDWGEVIGYFIDINNEGLLNILEHNKKEVNNGTRFCIQELRKLGVDISYEEVKKEFPKYPMMYFFVAQILVKKDLLKSTDELCGKYIGKLFTIKYNLLKTEEVISAIRHAGGVAVLSHPFVGANYKKEFKYMHNLVSAGLAGIEIENGYYKNYKKEIKNKILKLAKKYNLILTSGSDFHGGIVKSNLGDCMCDENVVKNMKVRKADEY; this is translated from the coding sequence ATGAAAAATGCCGATTTACATACCCATTCAATCTACTCTGACGGAATTTTTACTCCAAAAGAACTAGCCAAAAAAGCAAAAGAAAAAGGCATTAAATATCTGGCTTTAACAGACCACAACTCTGTTGAAGGTGTGAGAGAAGCTGTTATGTATGGGAAAGAATTAGGCATAGAAATAATTCCTGGCGTCGAGGTATTATCTGATTGGGGAGAGGTTATTGGCTATTTCATAGACATAAATAACGAGGGATTGCTGAATATTTTAGAACATAATAAAAAGGAGGTAAATAATGGAACTAGATTCTGTATTCAAGAACTTAGGAAATTAGGAGTAGATATCTCTTATGAAGAGGTAAAAAAGGAGTTCCCTAAATATCCGATGATGTACTTTTTTGTAGCTCAGATTTTGGTTAAAAAAGATCTGTTAAAATCAACTGACGAATTATGCGGAAAGTATATCGGTAAATTATTTACAATCAAGTACAACCTTCTAAAAACTGAGGAAGTTATATCTGCAATTAGGCATGCAGGAGGAGTAGCGGTTTTATCACACCCTTTTGTAGGAGCAAATTACAAAAAAGAATTCAAATATATGCATAATTTAGTTAGTGCAGGATTGGCAGGCATTGAAATTGAAAATGGGTATTATAAAAATTACAAAAAAGAAATAAAAAATAAAATTTTAAAATTAGCAAAAAAGTATAATCTTATATTAACATCAGGTTCTGATTTTCATGGAGGCATAGTTAAAAGTAACTTAGGAGATTGTATGTGTGATGAGAATGTTGTAAAAAACATGAAAGTCAGGAAAGCTGATGAATATTAA
- a CDS encoding non-canonical purine NTP pyrophosphatase, translating to MKLFFVTNNKHKFAEVKEVFDKFKIEIEQIQEDKPEDKSDEIAEVAKKAAEFLANKHKKPIIVDDTGVYFNAYKNFPGAHPKFIFQSIGYEGIFKLLEGKDRSAYFKTAAAYCEPGKKPIVFEAKCEGKISDKVYNVGDDIMPYERIFTPEGYNEVWAKIHNIKREISHRVKAFTKLAEWLMNKGDRTGK from the coding sequence ATGAAACTGTTCTTTGTAACCAACAACAAGCATAAATTTGCAGAAGTCAAGGAGGTTTTTGATAAATTTAAGATTGAAATAGAGCAGATACAGGAAGACAAGCCCGAAGACAAGTCAGATGAAATTGCTGAAGTTGCCAAAAAGGCAGCGGAATTCCTGGCTAATAAGCATAAAAAGCCAATAATTGTTGACGATACCGGAGTTTATTTCAATGCTTACAAAAACTTTCCAGGAGCCCATCCCAAGTTTATTTTCCAGAGCATTGGCTATGAAGGCATTTTCAAGTTATTGGAAGGCAAGGACAGGTCAGCATACTTCAAAACAGCAGCAGCATACTGCGAGCCAGGAAAAAAACCAATAGTTTTTGAAGCAAAATGCGAAGGGAAAATATCTGATAAAGTTTATAATGTTGGCGACGATATAATGCCTTATGAAAGAATATTTACACCGGAAGGATATAATGAAGTATGGGCAAAGATACACAATATCAAAAGAGAGATATCGCACAGGGTAAAAGCATTTACAAAATTAGCAGAATGGCTGATGAACAAAGGTGATCGAACTGGAAAATAA
- a CDS encoding HIT family protein, with protein MIELENNCIFCKIVKGEIPSSKIYEDEDVLAFLDLFPVHKGHTLVIPKEHHETLLDVPDELLKKLIVAVKKMVSAVKKGVNADGISLSMSNYKAAGQVVPHAHFHIMPRYENDGLKLWPQGKYEEGEMEEIKEKIAKEII; from the coding sequence GTGATCGAACTGGAAAATAACTGCATTTTCTGCAAAATCGTCAAAGGAGAAATCCCGTCAAGCAAAATATATGAAGACGAGGATGTTTTGGCTTTCCTGGATCTTTTTCCAGTGCATAAAGGCCATACCCTGGTTATTCCAAAAGAGCATCATGAAACATTATTGGATGTGCCGGATGAGTTATTGAAAAAACTAATAGTTGCTGTAAAGAAAATGGTATCTGCTGTAAAGAAAGGCGTCAATGCAGACGGAATTTCATTATCAATGTCCAATTACAAGGCAGCAGGCCAGGTTGTTCCGCATGCCCACTTCCACATTATGCCCCGCTATGAAAATGACGGCCTGAAACTATGGCCCCAGGGAAAGTATGAAGAAGGCGAGATGGAAGAGATAAAGGAAAAAATTGCGAAAGAGATAATATGA
- a CDS encoding phospholipase D-like domain-containing protein: MMVSQEIIELAEKIKNYRTDMKLVEELKIKKEALENQVAELEKSIKILKLNTMEQNKLLEQLKELETDKKKLKLDLEKSKEAYTFVVTTPSEASNTVYGEISRELSKAQQEILISSPWITHIIDELSSFKKKDDKNKVNIKVITRLIREDIEKGVTDLDKLRALKDTFDAEIRYNNDLHAKMVIIDNSVAIISSANLTKKGLSVNYEAGICLRDKNMVNKIAQFFNDIWKESKPLTPQAIENVLSNQKG; this comes from the coding sequence ATGATGGTATCACAAGAAATCATAGAATTAGCTGAAAAAATCAAAAATTATAGAACTGATATGAAATTAGTAGAGGAACTTAAAATTAAAAAAGAAGCATTAGAAAATCAAGTGGCAGAATTAGAAAAAAGCATAAAAATTTTAAAATTGAATACGATGGAACAAAACAAACTTCTTGAACAGCTTAAGGAATTAGAGACAGATAAAAAGAAATTAAAATTGGATTTAGAGAAATCCAAAGAAGCATACACTTTTGTTGTGACAACGCCGAGTGAAGCGTCAAATACAGTTTATGGTGAAATTAGTAGGGAATTATCAAAAGCACAACAAGAAATATTGATTTCTTCTCCATGGATAACACATATCATTGATGAACTTTCAAGTTTTAAAAAGAAAGATGACAAAAACAAGGTCAATATTAAAGTCATTACCCGCCTTATACGTGAGGATATTGAAAAAGGTGTCACAGATCTAGATAAACTTAGAGCTTTAAAAGATACATTTGATGCAGAGATAAGATATAACAATGATTTACATGCGAAAATGGTTATAATTGATAATTCAGTCGCTATAATTTCTTCTGCTAATTTAACTAAAAAAGGTTTATCTGTCAATTATGAAGCAGGAATATGTTTAAGAGACAAAAATATGGTAAATAAAATTGCCCAGTTCTTCAATGATATATGGAAAGAAAGTAAGCCTCTAACACCACAAGCTATTGAAAATGTTTTATCCAACCAAAAAGGATGA
- a CDS encoding AAA domain-containing protein translates to MFYPTKKDDVKEVPVNTEKYSKITLEIERFIEERKKKPTTFKGIVEKVDLNNNVITIKLQSPKQPNLSRGSLILIREDSPSSSDIRATTKGFYNSNLKLEIKTNPSQFENKTVVIDIEKTNVILERLKNIVENIKKGKINLDNVKILDFMIGENKPHHSQERISFISKKLNKDQEEGVMNSIKTRDFHLIIGPPGTGKTYVIEELIRQFTKRNQKLLVTAWTNLAVDNIIKRLSRKETKNIVRIGPINEIDLEVRKFSIFEKMKEHEDWKEVEKYHKMRDGLFKIIPRIKDEISWVQGNINQSMDKTKVLEGELNRLLTEKQRYEEIISMPIAKKSPVNIFPVNNEIYLINKESEAYLSLSKNIFQLNGLQSQIPGAKSIKDLKKLTRSMKFSIMSKKVSSFFSKTNIKELEKLKQEYERNRKYLDEVSELQKKYDHLKIICEKEFDRIYSSGDGSPDKDALNLEFRAYEILEDKYLPILKEQEMSNMTKRTSEVNQEVYGIYVDSLNKKIDLLNVKIKSLNTELYIQINHKKDLHRQYANLSSSLDFYKKNADKIMKAIISDIINKADLIAATAISSCHPFLDDTGFDVMIMDESTQVASFMSLLPLLKCKKFILVGDNKQLQPIEEENISKEMNLSIFNRLFEMYPEASTFLSTQYRMHKSIAQIANEIFYEGKLKTSEKIAERILNLKIGGHQFLNPKIPVMFIDTSKAEYYEDEVGSGCSNTKEAKYVAYIVSLFIKKGIKTADIGVVTPYVKQKFLIEDFLKDIKLEGVEANTVHKFQGREKDIIIMSFARSKKYSFPQYKLNFIENETLVNVAITRARKKLILVGNSGTLCQSKLLNKVINKIGDENSIIL, encoded by the coding sequence ATGTTTTATCCAACCAAAAAGGATGATGTGAAAGAGGTTCCTGTCAATACCGAGAAATACTCTAAGATTACATTAGAAATAGAAAGGTTTATTGAAGAAAGAAAGAAAAAACCAACAACATTTAAAGGAATTGTAGAAAAAGTAGACCTGAATAATAATGTTATAACAATTAAGTTACAATCGCCTAAACAGCCAAATTTATCAAGAGGGTCATTAATTCTGATTAGAGAAGATAGTCCGTCAAGTAGCGATATAAGAGCGACTACAAAAGGTTTTTACAATTCTAACCTTAAATTAGAGATTAAAACTAATCCATCGCAGTTTGAAAATAAGACTGTTGTTATAGACATAGAGAAAACAAACGTAATATTAGAAAGACTAAAAAATATAGTTGAGAATATAAAAAAGGGAAAAATTAATTTAGATAATGTAAAAATTTTGGATTTTATGATTGGGGAGAACAAACCACATCATAGCCAGGAAAGAATTTCTTTTATCTCAAAAAAGCTTAATAAAGATCAGGAAGAGGGAGTAATGAATTCTATTAAGACCCGAGATTTTCATTTAATAATAGGCCCTCCAGGAACAGGAAAAACTTATGTCATTGAGGAATTAATCAGGCAGTTCACAAAAAGAAACCAAAAGCTTTTGGTAACTGCATGGACAAATTTGGCTGTAGATAACATAATAAAAAGATTATCTAGAAAAGAAACAAAAAATATTGTAAGAATCGGCCCAATTAATGAAATTGATCTGGAAGTTAGAAAATTTTCTATATTTGAGAAGATGAAAGAACACGAGGATTGGAAAGAGGTTGAGAAATATCATAAAATGAGAGATGGTTTATTCAAGATTATTCCAAGAATAAAAGATGAAATAAGTTGGGTGCAGGGGAATATTAATCAAAGCATGGACAAAACAAAAGTGCTTGAAGGGGAACTTAATAGACTTCTTACTGAAAAACAAAGATATGAAGAGATAATTTCGATGCCTATTGCTAAGAAAAGTCCCGTTAATATTTTTCCTGTAAATAACGAAATATATCTAATTAACAAAGAATCAGAAGCATATTTATCCTTGAGTAAAAATATCTTTCAACTGAATGGGTTACAATCACAAATACCGGGAGCGAAAAGTATTAAGGACTTAAAAAAACTAACAAGAAGTATGAAATTTTCTATTATGAGCAAAAAGGTTTCTTCTTTTTTCTCTAAAACAAATATCAAAGAACTAGAAAAATTAAAACAAGAATATGAAAGAAATAGGAAATATCTGGATGAAGTTTCAGAACTTCAGAAAAAATATGATCATTTAAAGATAATATGTGAGAAAGAGTTCGACAGAATTTATTCTAGTGGGGATGGGTCTCCCGATAAAGATGCATTAAATTTGGAGTTTAGGGCTTATGAAATATTAGAAGATAAGTATCTCCCAATTTTGAAAGAACAGGAAATGTCCAATATGACAAAAAGGACATCTGAAGTGAATCAAGAAGTTTACGGTATTTATGTAGATTCATTAAACAAAAAAATTGATTTACTCAATGTAAAAATAAAGAGTCTAAATACAGAGCTCTATATTCAGATTAATCATAAAAAAGATTTACATAGACAATATGCAAACTTATCATCTTCGCTGGATTTTTATAAGAAAAATGCTGATAAGATAATGAAAGCCATAATATCGGATATTATCAATAAAGCTGATTTAATAGCGGCTACTGCTATATCGTCCTGCCATCCTTTTTTAGATGATACAGGTTTTGATGTAATGATCATGGATGAATCAACCCAAGTTGCTAGTTTTATGTCCTTATTACCTCTTTTAAAATGTAAAAAATTTATTTTAGTCGGAGACAATAAGCAATTACAACCTATAGAGGAAGAGAATATATCTAAAGAGATGAACTTGTCTATATTTAACAGACTTTTTGAAATGTATCCTGAAGCATCAACTTTTCTCTCAACTCAATACAGGATGCATAAAAGTATAGCTCAGATTGCAAATGAAATCTTTTATGAGGGGAAACTAAAAACGTCTGAGAAAATTGCAGAACGGATACTTAATTTAAAGATTGGCGGACATCAATTTTTAAATCCAAAAATACCCGTTATGTTTATAGATACATCAAAGGCAGAATATTATGAAGATGAAGTTGGTTCTGGATGTTCAAATACAAAAGAAGCTAAGTATGTAGCTTATATTGTTTCGTTATTTATTAAAAAAGGAATAAAAACAGCAGATATCGGAGTTGTTACACCCTATGTTAAACAAAAATTTTTGATAGAAGATTTTCTTAAGGACATTAAACTCGAAGGTGTAGAAGCCAATACTGTTCACAAATTTCAAGGTAGAGAAAAAGACATAATTATAATGAGTTTTGCAAGAAGTAAAAAATATTCATTTCCGCAATATAAACTGAATTTTATTGAGAATGAAACGTTAGTTAATGTTGCTATAACGAGAGCTAGAAAGAAATTAATTTTAGTTGGAAATTCTGGAACGCTGTGCCAAAGTAAGTTATTAAACAAGGTGATTAACAAAATAGGTGATGAAAATAGTATAATTTTATAA
- the lysS gene encoding lysine--tRNA ligase — protein MQKETEPKHWADQAAENIIREKGEKKLYTCAAGITPSGTIHIGNFREIITVDLVSRALKNLGRNVRFIYSWDDFDAFRKVPADAPKKELLDKYLRYQITEVPDTYDGSHKSYAEHNEKEVEETLPFVNIHPEFIYQAKKYRKCDYAEQIKYVLENKAEIKKILDKYRAEEKSENWWPVSVFCDKCKKDTTRIIDWDENYSLTYECDCGHKETFDFRKKGIAKLPWRIDWPMRWHYEKVDFEPGGKEHSTPGGSRTTGNEIYELLYKEKAPVYLKYDFITIKGTGGKISKSLGNVVSLKDTLEVYEPNIVRWLFAGTRPDAEFAISFDLDVLKLYEDFDRVERIYFDTEKVKDQKEAKKQKRIYELSVTELPKKLPLQAQFRHLTTLLQIYDNDFDKIKEIYREKIKDDYDLKKLKNRCDCVWNWLQKYAPEEFKFKVQNDVNAKLNEKEKEALLLLKDRLEKNKYDDQTLFEEFYNVCKEVNIDNKEFFKAAYKVLVNKERGPKLANFILTLGKEKVISLLKKI, from the coding sequence ATGCAAAAAGAAACAGAGCCAAAGCACTGGGCTGATCAGGCAGCGGAAAACATCATAAGAGAGAAAGGTGAGAAAAAGCTATATACATGCGCTGCAGGCATCACTCCAAGCGGCACGATACATATAGGCAATTTCAGGGAGATCATAACTGTTGATCTTGTTTCAAGAGCATTAAAGAATCTCGGCAGGAATGTGCGCTTTATCTACTCATGGGATGATTTTGATGCTTTCAGGAAAGTTCCAGCAGATGCACCAAAAAAAGAACTTCTTGATAAATATTTAAGATATCAGATCACAGAAGTTCCAGATACTTATGACGGCAGCCATAAGTCATATGCAGAGCATAATGAAAAAGAAGTTGAAGAAACACTGCCTTTCGTCAATATTCATCCTGAATTCATCTACCAAGCTAAAAAATACAGGAAATGCGACTATGCAGAGCAGATAAAATATGTTCTGGAAAACAAGGCAGAAATTAAAAAAATCCTTGACAAATACAGGGCAGAAGAGAAAAGCGAAAACTGGTGGCCTGTTTCTGTTTTCTGCGACAAATGCAAAAAAGACACAACAAGAATTATAGATTGGGATGAAAATTATTCATTAACTTATGAATGCGACTGCGGGCATAAAGAAACATTCGATTTCAGGAAGAAAGGCATTGCGAAGCTGCCCTGGAGAATAGACTGGCCAATGAGATGGCATTATGAAAAAGTGGATTTCGAGCCGGGAGGCAAGGAGCATTCAACGCCTGGTGGATCGAGGACAACCGGAAACGAGATTTACGAGTTACTCTATAAGGAAAAAGCCCCTGTTTATCTGAAGTATGACTTTATAACAATAAAAGGTACTGGCGGAAAGATTTCCAAATCATTGGGCAATGTTGTTTCTTTAAAGGATACGCTGGAAGTTTATGAGCCTAATATTGTAAGATGGCTTTTTGCCGGGACAAGGCCTGATGCAGAGTTTGCAATAAGCTTTGACTTGGATGTTCTGAAGCTTTATGAGGACTTTGACAGAGTTGAAAGGATTTATTTTGATACAGAAAAGGTTAAAGACCAAAAAGAAGCAAAGAAACAAAAAAGAATTTATGAATTAAGCGTTACAGAATTGCCTAAGAAGCTGCCGCTGCAGGCTCAATTCAGGCATTTGACTACATTATTGCAGATTTATGACAATGATTTTGATAAAATAAAAGAGATTTACAGGGAAAAAATTAAGGATGATTACGATCTGAAAAAATTAAAAAACAGATGCGATTGCGTCTGGAACTGGCTGCAAAAATATGCTCCTGAAGAATTTAAGTTTAAAGTGCAGAATGATGTGAATGCTAAGCTGAATGAAAAAGAGAAGGAAGCATTATTGCTGCTGAAAGACAGATTGGAGAAAAATAAATATGACGATCAGACATTATTTGAAGAATTTTATAATGTCTGCAAAGAAGTGAACATTGACAATAAAGAATTCTTTAAAGCAGCATACAAGGTTTTGGTTAACAAAGAAAGAGGGCCAAAGCTGGCTAATTTTATCCTGACTTTAGGGAAAGAAAAAGTCATTAGTTTACTAAAGAAAATATAA
- a CDS encoding aminotransferase class I/II-fold pyridoxal phosphate-dependent enzyme, with protein sequence MQFKPSDKLASIGTYAFVDVKNEVAKLKKEGVSVIDFGVGDPKNPAPEIAREACKKAVDFRKGAGYPLEEGSAEYREAIAKWTKKRFNASLDPAKEISANIGAKEAVFHFPFCFINPGDYVLIPNPGYPPYQKGTLFAGGKSYFMPLLKENRFLPDLDAIPSEIVKKSKIIWVNYPNNPTTALAGRDFYKKLIDFGHDNNIIIASDECYSEIYFDQKPMSILELGREGVAVFQSLSKRSAMTCYRIGWLAGDENIIAQFKKLKPNYDSGAATFIQDAAIAALSDEKHVEEMRKDYKIKRDIMIDAFNSIGLEKCMPEATLYMWQKAPKGMKSLDFAKALLRKEIAVVTTPGSWISENFNNLNPGEGYVRFALVPSIEDCKKAAERIKKLSF encoded by the coding sequence ATGCAATTCAAACCAAGCGATAAACTGGCATCAATAGGAACTTACGCGTTTGTTGATGTAAAGAATGAAGTTGCAAAGCTGAAGAAAGAAGGCGTTTCTGTAATTGATTTTGGAGTTGGTGATCCTAAAAACCCTGCACCTGAGATTGCAAGAGAAGCTTGCAAAAAAGCAGTTGATTTCAGAAAAGGCGCTGGTTATCCTCTTGAGGAAGGCTCTGCTGAATACAGGGAAGCTATTGCAAAGTGGACTAAAAAAAGGTTTAACGCAAGCTTAGATCCTGCAAAGGAGATTTCTGCAAACATTGGGGCAAAAGAGGCAGTGTTTCATTTCCCTTTCTGCTTTATTAACCCAGGAGATTATGTCTTGATCCCCAACCCGGGCTATCCTCCTTATCAAAAGGGAACATTATTCGCAGGTGGAAAAAGCTATTTCATGCCTTTACTGAAAGAGAACAGATTTTTGCCTGATCTGGACGCAATTCCTTCTGAAATCGTTAAAAAATCAAAGATAATATGGGTCAATTACCCGAATAATCCAACAACAGCTCTTGCTGGCAGGGATTTTTATAAAAAGCTGATTGATTTCGGGCATGACAATAATATAATAATTGCATCAGATGAATGCTACTCTGAGATATATTTTGATCAGAAGCCAATGTCAATATTGGAATTGGGCAGAGAGGGTGTAGCTGTTTTTCAAAGCCTGTCAAAAAGAAGCGCAATGACATGCTACAGAATAGGATGGCTTGCCGGAGATGAAAACATTATTGCGCAATTTAAAAAATTAAAGCCGAATTATGATTCAGGAGCAGCTACTTTTATCCAGGATGCTGCAATTGCTGCCTTAAGCGATGAGAAGCATGTTGAAGAGATGAGAAAAGACTATAAGATAAAAAGAGATATTATGATTGATGCATTTAACTCGATCGGACTGGAAAAATGCATGCCGGAAGCAACTTTATATATGTGGCAGAAAGCTCCGAAAGGGATGAAAAGCCTGGATTTTGCAAAAGCATTACTGAGAAAAGAAATTGCTGTTGTCACAACACCCGGATCATGGATAAGCGAGAATTTCAATAACTTAAATCCTGGAGAAGGCTATGTGAGGTTCGCATTGGTGCCTTCTATAGAAGACTGCAAGAAGGCGGCGGAGAGAATTAAAAAGCTGAGTTTTTAG
- the dapF gene encoding diaminopimelate epimerase, which yields MKFAKIHGLGNDYVLINALKENLSGIKFDDLARKMSNRHFGIGSDGIILILPSNKADFKMRIFNSDGSEAEMCGNGIRGFAKYVYEHGLTKNKEITVETLAGIIKPKIIDGMITVNMGEPVLDSKKIPMICDKQKVINEDLKLKDGTVLKVTCVSMGNPHCIVFVETFGMPVEKIGYEIEHHKAFPKKTNVEFIQIINKREIAMQVWERGAGVTLACGTGASAAVVASVLNGKTDRKVTVHLLGGDLNIEWNEKDNNVYMTGPAEEVYEGEYNYK from the coding sequence ATAAAATTTGCTAAGATACACGGGCTTGGAAATGATTATGTTTTGATTAATGCTCTGAAGGAGAATTTAAGCGGCATTAAGTTCGATGATTTAGCAAGAAAGATGAGCAACAGGCATTTTGGGATTGGATCTGACGGCATAATACTTATTTTGCCATCCAATAAGGCAGATTTCAAGATGAGAATATTCAATTCTGACGGCTCAGAAGCAGAGATGTGCGGCAACGGCATAAGAGGATTTGCAAAATACGTTTATGAGCATGGCCTGACAAAAAATAAGGAAATAACAGTTGAGACATTGGCAGGCATAATAAAGCCTAAAATAATTGACGGAATGATTACAGTCAATATGGGCGAGCCGGTTCTGGACAGCAAAAAGATTCCGATGATCTGCGATAAGCAAAAAGTGATAAATGAAGACCTGAAGCTGAAAGACGGCACAGTATTGAAGGTAACGTGCGTTTCAATGGGCAATCCCCACTGCATTGTTTTTGTTGAAACATTCGGAATGCCTGTTGAAAAAATCGGATATGAGATCGAGCATCACAAAGCATTCCCTAAAAAAACCAATGTTGAATTTATACAGATAATAAACAAAAGGGAAATAGCAATGCAGGTTTGGGAAAGGGGAGCGGGCGTTACACTGGCTTGCGGAACAGGCGCATCAGCTGCTGTGGTGGCTTCTGTGCTTAACGGCAAGACTGACAGAAAAGTAACAGTCCACCTTCTTGGCGGAGACCTGAACATAGAATGGAATGAAAAAGACAACAATGTTTATATGACTGGGCCTGCAGAAGAAGTGTATGAAGGCGAGTATAACTATAAGTAG
- the lysA gene encoding diaminopimelate decarboxylase: MQIINNKLHIGGISAEDLILKFKSPLYAYEEDTIRQRFRDLKGNITYPNIRLYYACKANTNIAIMKILREEGAFIDAVSPGEMFLALEAGYDKKQIMFTGNNSTDDDIKFAIKHGILVNADSLSQLERYGRLNPNSKVCVRINPNIGAGHHNHVITGGPDSKFGIYYDKVNEIKNIAKKYDLKIIGVHQHIGSGILETEKFLEAMKVLLMTARHFDGLEFVDFGGGIGVPYKPDEKPLDLKTFGAQISQLFSDFCTEYGKELTLALEPGRYFVCESGILLATVNTIKETTKHKFVGVDTGFNHLIRVMAYGSYHPIIVANNAESKDKEDVIICGNICESGDVFTKNEEGLVDRELPVIKEGDIIAILNAGAYGFSMSSNYNSRLKPAEILVKDGKASIIRDRELLKDLLKGQS, from the coding sequence ATGCAAATAATAAACAACAAACTCCACATAGGGGGAATTTCAGCAGAAGACCTTATTTTAAAATTCAAAAGCCCGCTTTATGCTTATGAAGAAGACACCATAAGGCAGAGGTTCAGGGATCTGAAAGGTAATATAACTTACCCGAATATCAGGCTGTATTATGCGTGCAAGGCAAATACAAATATTGCAATAATGAAGATTCTGAGAGAGGAAGGCGCATTTATTGACGCTGTTTCCCCCGGCGAGATGTTCCTTGCACTGGAAGCAGGCTACGATAAAAAGCAGATAATGTTTACTGGCAACAATTCAACTGACGACGACATAAAATTTGCAATAAAGCACGGCATTTTAGTCAATGCAGACTCATTGTCGCAGCTTGAAAGATACGGAAGATTAAACCCAAATTCAAAAGTATGCGTAAGAATCAATCCAAATATAGGCGCAGGCCATCATAACCATGTCATAACAGGCGGGCCAGATTCAAAATTCGGTATTTATTATGACAAGGTAAATGAGATAAAAAATATTGCAAAGAAATATGACCTGAAAATTATCGGGGTGCACCAGCATATAGGCTCAGGCATACTCGAAACTGAAAAATTTTTGGAAGCGATGAAAGTGCTGCTGATGACAGCAAGGCATTTTGATGGCCTGGAGTTTGTTGATTTTGGCGGAGGCATTGGAGTTCCTTACAAACCGGATGAAAAACCGCTGGATCTTAAAACATTTGGAGCGCAAATTTCGCAGTTATTCTCGGATTTCTGCACTGAATATGGAAAAGAACTGACATTAGCTTTAGAGCCAGGAAGATATTTTGTATGTGAGTCTGGAATTTTATTGGCAACTGTAAATACAATAAAAGAAACGACAAAACATAAATTCGTTGGAGTTGACACTGGTTTCAATCATTTAATCAGGGTCATGGCGTACGGCAGCTATCATCCGATAATTGTTGCGAATAATGCCGAATCAAAAGATAAAGAGGATGTTATTATCTGCGGAAATATATGTGAATCAGGCGATGTTTTTACAAAGAATGAGGAAGGCCTTGTTGACAGGGAGCTGCCTGTAATAAAGGAAGGCGATATTATTGCAATATTAAATGCCGGGGCTTATGGCTTTTCAATGTCATCAAATTATAATTCTAGGCTGAAGCCTGCTGAAATCCTGGTTAAAGATGGAAAAGCAAGTATAATAAGGGATAGGGAATTGTTAAAAGATTTGTTGAAAGGTCAGAGTTAA